A single window of Salvia splendens isolate huo1 chromosome 6, SspV2, whole genome shotgun sequence DNA harbors:
- the LOC121809076 gene encoding amino acid transporter AVT1J-like, producing MKAAADGDDLSIGIPLLADNAHQHQLRRHNSGLGSTSFFKTCFNGVNALSGVGILSVPYALSSGGWLSLILLFLIAGCTFYTSLLIKRCMDLDTNIRSYPDIGERAFGSYGRMFVAVTTNVELYLVATGFVILEGDNLQNLFPAVGVGDFVTGKQAFVLIIGLILLPTVWLDNMVVLSYISATGVVASFLLIASVLWCAVFDGIGFQEQVTLFQSRGIPTAISLYAFCYCAHPVFPTMYTSMRNQKQFSKVLLVCFLVCTTSYASMAVLGYLMFGSEVQSQVTLNLPTNLVSSKVAIYTTLVNPLAKYALMSRPIVKSLERRFLAGRSMRWSILIRTALVASTIFVAMVVPFFGYLMSLVGAFLSVTASIILPCLCYMKISGIYIRIGSELIVLCGIVVVGVVVLVVGTYTALLEILNNLISH from the exons ATGAAGGCTGCAGCAGACGGCGACGACCTGTCGATCGGAATACCATTGTTGGCAGATAATGCTCACCAACACCAACTCCGCCGCCACAACTCCGGTTTGGGGTCAACATCTTTCTTCAAAACCTGCTTCAACGGCGTTAATGCTCTATCAG gtGTAGGAATACTATCAGTTCCTTATGCACTGTCATCAGGCGGATGGCTTAGCTTGATACTACTCTTCCTCATTGCTGGTTGCACATTCTACACATCTCTACTGATCAAAAGATGCATGGACTTGGACACAAACATCCGAAGCTATCCCGATATAGGGGAGCGAGCATTCGGATCATATGGGAGGATGTTCGTAGCAGTAACAACGAACGTGGAGTTGTATCTTGTGGCAACCGGTTTTGTTATCCTCGAAGGCGATAATCTACAAAATTTATTTCCGGCTGTTGGAGTAGGGGATTTTGTAACCGGGAAGCAGGCGTTTGTTCTGATCATCGGACTCATCTTGCTACCTACTGTGTGGCTAGACAACATGGTCGTTCTATCTTACATATCCGCCACTGGAGTAGTCGCTTCCTTTTTGCTCATCGCTTCTGTTCTGTGGTGTGCTGTTTTTGATGGCATCGGATTTCAGGAGCAGGTTACTCTGTTCCAGAGCAGAGGAATCCCTACCGCGATTAGCCTTTATGCATTTTGCTATTGCGCGCATCCAGTTTTCCCGACGATGTACACTTCCATGAGGAACCAAAAGCAGTTTTCCAAG GTTCTGCTCGTATGTTTTCTTGTTTGCACAACGAGCTATGCTTCAATGGCTGTCCTAGGGTATCTGATGTTCGGGTCAGAGGTGCAGTCTCAAGTGACGTTGAATCTCCCTACTAACCTGGTCAGCTCCAAAGTTGCCATCTACACTACGTTGGTCAATCCGTTGGCTAAATATGCTTTGATGTCGCGTCCAATTGTGAAATCTCTCGAGAGGCGATTCTTGGCGGGGCGTAGCATGCGGTGGAGCATATTGATTAGGACCGCATTGGTGGCGAGCACGATCTTTGTGGCCATGGTTGTGCCTTTCTTTGGGTATCTGATGTCACTGGTGGGGGCGTTTCTAAGCGTCACGGCTTCAATCATACTGCCTTGCTTGTGCTATATGAAGATCTCGGGGATTTATATCCGAATCGGGAGCGAGTTGATTGTGTTGTGTGGGATTGTGGTGGTTGGTGTTGTTGTGCTTGTAGTTGGTACTTATACAGCTTTGTTGGAGATTTTGAACAATTTGATTTCACATTGA